One Mycobacteroides salmoniphilum DNA segment encodes these proteins:
- a CDS encoding MlaD family protein, with the protein MKRIALLIAGLTATVAVAVVLTLIIVNALRTPVNGPVRRFDALFTDASGLIIGNDVRISGVQVGKVERIHLDGKNARVTFNVLTDHPLYQNTTVAIRYQSLVGQRYVEIAQAPAPSAPLAAGSTIPLGQTIPSFDIAKLFNGFRPIFQTLDPAQFNRLTENILQLIQGDERGIGPILRDIDAVLKLTVDRQAALQAIITNLGDISRDLGGTSDQLFYLVNDLNDVLAPFEKQADEFNRAGKDALPILRRAISMLRYIENTVDGAQLPLYDVASRTTPGTPTIMAGLSLIPDLVQGMRDALIEEKTAPPTAFECKNGVVKMPGIGEVSFANQDLVVCK; encoded by the coding sequence ATGAAGCGGATCGCACTTCTGATTGCCGGCCTCACCGCGACAGTCGCGGTGGCAGTAGTGCTGACCCTGATCATCGTGAACGCCCTGCGCACACCCGTCAACGGTCCGGTTCGACGCTTCGACGCGCTGTTCACCGATGCCTCGGGGCTGATCATCGGCAACGACGTACGCATCTCGGGAGTGCAGGTCGGCAAGGTCGAACGAATTCATCTGGACGGCAAGAACGCCCGGGTGACGTTCAATGTGCTGACGGATCATCCGCTGTACCAGAACACCACCGTCGCCATCCGGTATCAGTCGCTGGTCGGTCAGCGGTACGTCGAGATCGCCCAGGCACCAGCACCCAGTGCGCCCCTGGCGGCCGGCTCGACGATACCGCTCGGGCAGACCATCCCGTCATTCGATATCGCCAAGTTGTTCAACGGTTTCCGGCCCATATTCCAAACATTGGACCCCGCCCAGTTCAACAGGTTGACCGAGAACATTCTGCAGCTCATCCAGGGTGACGAGCGCGGAATAGGGCCGATCCTGCGCGATATCGACGCCGTCCTCAAACTCACGGTGGACCGCCAGGCTGCCCTCCAGGCCATCATCACCAATCTCGGTGATATCTCAAGGGATCTCGGTGGCACCTCCGACCAATTGTTCTATCTGGTCAACGATCTCAACGATGTACTGGCCCCGTTCGAGAAACAGGCCGATGAATTCAACCGGGCCGGCAAGGATGCACTGCCCATATTGCGCAGAGCCATCAGCATGCTGCGGTACATCGAGAACACCGTCGACGGCGCCCAACTGCCCCTGTATGACGTGGCGAGCCGCACCACCCCGGGGACGCCGACCATCATGGCGGGTCTGTCGTTGATCCCCGACCTGGTGCAGGGCATGCGCGACGCACTGATCGAGGAGAAGACGGCACCCCCCACCGCCTTCGAGTGCAAGAACGGTGTGGTGAAGATGCCCGGAATCGGCGAGGTGTCCTTCGCCAATCAGGATCTGGTGGTGTGTAAGTGA
- a CDS encoding MCE family protein, whose protein sequence is MFARNSPILDEQAAAKRNRRNGLIGVLVIVAILAATGVAFVNTSGMKTYALHLRASGGLRAGDDVRIAGISVGKVSSVRIDRSLVEATFTVDQSVPVGSDSRVDIRMLTPLGGHYVALYPEGSTPLGKTPIPPERTSIPFEINELFQKFTPVVKKVDAKVIHDSLMEVANAVDKYPNGLRDFFNSSQSLISALEPTTEDFHATLNYANEYLRAFKTGKEQLAKIVTMMSKLGAKYSSSTTDLIEVFVLLRELFRLVNRFTTAYARDYEPMLNGLDDIVDTLTKYPEKLGKAAEQWGQLVGVVLPMLSGNGITVNENDRVIPGQDVCLPHFFRFC, encoded by the coding sequence ATCTTCGCGAGAAATAGTCCTATCCTCGACGAGCAGGCGGCCGCTAAACGCAATCGCCGCAACGGACTCATCGGAGTCCTTGTCATCGTCGCGATCCTGGCAGCCACCGGAGTGGCATTCGTCAATACGAGTGGTATGAAAACCTACGCGCTGCACCTTCGGGCCTCGGGTGGGCTGCGCGCCGGCGACGACGTCCGGATCGCCGGCATCTCGGTCGGCAAGGTGTCGAGCGTACGCATCGATAGATCGTTGGTAGAAGCCACCTTTACGGTGGATCAGTCGGTGCCGGTCGGATCCGATTCGCGGGTCGATATCCGGATGCTCACCCCGCTGGGTGGGCACTATGTGGCCCTCTACCCCGAAGGCTCGACCCCCCTGGGAAAGACCCCCATTCCGCCCGAGCGCACCAGCATCCCTTTCGAGATCAATGAGCTGTTCCAGAAGTTCACGCCCGTGGTCAAGAAGGTGGACGCCAAGGTCATCCACGACAGCCTGATGGAAGTTGCAAACGCCGTTGACAAGTATCCCAACGGTTTACGTGACTTCTTCAACTCGTCTCAATCGCTCATCAGCGCACTTGAGCCGACCACCGAGGACTTCCACGCCACCCTGAACTACGCGAACGAGTACCTCCGAGCCTTCAAGACGGGCAAGGAACAGCTCGCCAAGATCGTCACCATGATGTCCAAACTCGGCGCCAAATACAGCAGCAGCACGACCGATCTGATCGAGGTCTTCGTCCTGTTGCGTGAGCTCTTCCGGCTTGTCAACCGATTCACCACCGCGTACGCACGTGATTACGAGCCCATGCTCAATGGACTGGACGACATCGTCGACACCCTCACCAAATATCCCGAGAAGCTCGGTAAGGCCGCCGAACAGTGGGGCCAACTCGTCGGGGTTGTGCTGCCCATGCTCAGCGGCAACGGCATCACTGTCAACGAGAACGACCGGGTAATCCCCGGACAAGACGTCTGTCTACCCCACTTCTTCAGGTTCTGTTGA
- a CDS encoding MlaD family protein — MTQPAFIQNILTRLAGMRPGARAGLVTAIGVVLVAAVAVAGIFGARTVFPAVKNMVMPYLGNAHIPLLDNTKSLCADFRDGSGLYKGNKVLLLGVEIGTVTAVTNTPDHVEVDFEIPDDMDLPADVGAASYSQSVITNRSIELTRSWSEGPKFVGNQCISLENTRTPVTVTESFSAIGELADTLMQAAPGQDPANSPGVQALNKTLKGAARSLDGVGPGFKEMLNNLTTMVGDPYKADADYRQLFENSAIVTSNWLQYWNEFAGVVKVLPDVARLIAGISDNFAVGLDYLTTVLPTVNGMVQRAAGRIYKNLFDKIVPWVRDILNAYTPHILTFFSTLPPVINWLADDIYLPNTKTHNVTYVPPRVAISPDQASAICQNLRDRNTPGSQAACAPGTASDPVTLGLTNLIMGAALS, encoded by the coding sequence ATGACACAGCCAGCATTTATCCAGAACATCCTGACTCGCCTCGCCGGCATGCGCCCTGGTGCGCGGGCGGGCCTGGTGACCGCCATCGGTGTGGTGCTTGTTGCGGCGGTGGCAGTTGCCGGAATCTTCGGCGCTCGCACCGTCTTTCCCGCGGTCAAGAATATGGTGATGCCGTACCTGGGAAATGCCCATATCCCGTTGTTGGACAACACCAAATCGCTCTGCGCGGACTTCCGCGACGGATCCGGGCTGTACAAGGGCAACAAGGTCCTGCTCCTCGGTGTCGAGATCGGGACGGTAACGGCGGTCACCAACACGCCCGACCACGTAGAGGTCGACTTCGAAATCCCCGACGACATGGACCTGCCTGCCGACGTGGGCGCGGCAAGCTATTCACAATCGGTGATCACCAATCGCAGTATCGAACTCACCCGGTCGTGGAGCGAGGGACCCAAATTTGTTGGAAATCAATGCATCTCACTGGAAAACACCAGAACACCGGTGACCGTCACCGAATCGTTCTCCGCTATAGGCGAACTTGCCGACACCCTGATGCAGGCAGCGCCCGGCCAAGATCCGGCGAATTCGCCGGGCGTGCAGGCGCTCAACAAGACCCTCAAGGGAGCCGCCCGATCACTCGACGGCGTAGGCCCCGGATTCAAAGAAATGCTCAACAACCTCACCACCATGGTGGGAGATCCGTATAAGGCCGACGCCGACTACCGTCAGCTTTTCGAGAACAGCGCCATCGTCACCTCGAACTGGCTGCAGTACTGGAACGAGTTCGCGGGCGTGGTCAAGGTGCTCCCCGATGTCGCCCGGTTGATCGCGGGCATATCGGACAACTTCGCCGTCGGCCTTGACTACCTCACCACCGTTCTTCCCACGGTGAACGGCATGGTGCAGCGTGCCGCCGGCCGGATATACAAGAACCTCTTCGACAAGATCGTGCCCTGGGTGCGCGACATCCTCAACGCCTACACCCCGCATATCCTCACGTTCTTCAGCACCTTGCCGCCAGTGATCAATTGGCTGGCCGATGACATCTACCTGCCCAACACGAAGACCCACAACGTCACCTATGTTCCTCCGCGCGTTGCCATCTCGCCGGATCAGGCCAGCGCCATCTGCCAAAATCTGCGGGACCGGAACACCCCCGGATCCCAGGCGGCGTGTGCACCCGGGACCGCGTCGGACCCGGTGACCCTCGGTTTGACGAACCTGATCATGGGAGCGGCACTGTCATGA
- a CDS encoding MlaD family protein — translation MIRRLLIILFATAFTVVPACSTEALDPTKMPMPGAYIPKDTYRLKIEFSSVLNLPGRAKVDSGGVQVGLLDRVELRGTTPVAYVDVDGSATFPQNVKAELRQATVLGDIYIAMISPTDPAPAHLKDGDTIALANTVPAANVEDLMRSMSNLVGGGSLNTMQTTVANMNSSFPPPEELDRIHRSLAGMVNDLSNNQDTLNKILTNMQTISESFRANKGTYRRLLAEGPTKLPSLAKVVLSLSDLIINGAQLGREVGEILDYPNLMQILSYLTPFIHTTSTTDTTVPVLGDKMVRTIRDRIIPFFKDGGPKYTVTDIQTPDGTLGVSPGERADSVIRNMQTMGLVR, via the coding sequence ATGATTCGACGCCTACTGATCATCCTTTTCGCCACGGCATTCACCGTGGTCCCGGCGTGTTCAACCGAGGCTCTGGACCCCACCAAGATGCCCATGCCCGGTGCCTACATCCCCAAGGACACCTACCGCCTCAAGATCGAGTTCTCCAGCGTGCTGAACCTGCCCGGAAGGGCAAAGGTCGACTCCGGCGGCGTACAAGTGGGCCTGCTGGACCGAGTGGAACTCAGGGGCACCACTCCGGTCGCGTATGTCGATGTCGATGGCAGCGCCACATTCCCGCAGAACGTCAAGGCCGAGCTCCGACAGGCCACCGTGCTCGGCGATATCTACATCGCCATGATCTCGCCCACCGATCCCGCCCCCGCCCACCTCAAGGACGGCGACACCATCGCGCTGGCCAATACGGTGCCGGCCGCGAATGTGGAGGACCTCATGAGGTCCATGTCGAACCTGGTCGGCGGAGGCAGCCTCAACACCATGCAGACCACAGTGGCCAATATGAACAGCTCCTTTCCCCCACCGGAGGAGCTCGACCGCATCCATCGTTCGCTGGCCGGAATGGTCAATGATCTGTCCAACAACCAGGACACCCTCAACAAGATCCTGACCAACATGCAGACCATCAGCGAGTCGTTCCGGGCCAACAAGGGAACATATCGGCGGCTGCTTGCCGAGGGCCCCACCAAGCTGCCCTCACTGGCCAAAGTGGTACTGAGTCTTAGCGATCTGATCATCAACGGTGCACAACTGGGGCGGGAGGTCGGAGAGATCCTGGACTACCCCAACCTCATGCAGATCCTCTCGTACCTCACCCCGTTCATCCACACCACCTCGACCACCGACACCACCGTCCCGGTGCTGGGCGACAAGATGGTCCGCACCATCCGCGACAGAATCATCCCCTTCTTCAAGGATGGTGGCCCCAAGTACACCGTCACCGATATTCAAACCCCCGATGGCACATTGGGTGTCAGCCCCGGGGAACGTGCCGATTCGGTCATTCGCAACATGCAGACGATGGGGCTGGTGCGATGA
- a CDS encoding MlaD family protein translates to MRLNVLVTLAVLSIISLVGAVYMAFGVLDIASTNKTHRMTLMLDSSGGLMSTSQVTLRGIKVGRVTDIQATPTGLAVSMALDSGYPIPVDSQVSVQNLSAAGEQYVEFKPVRIEPPYYSDGAVIPASKAAPVYTVSDLLQKGNALIQAMNADDLEITLNNVAAGIMDNTKTIDQLATTAGLFAQMVKDDKHYLAQLIGNTSTLTNGLGDIRAGEILKQSAKTVPASMDGLVALVKVIEKLEPLVEAGMGDGKPLTDLVDKLFDYVNALSEPLSEFVTVLEPIVAPLRDIKLDAGHWLDFWDSTFNNQGGVRVHLGVPEWPQPESPPAAAKPAPPGSQPAAPKTTAAPQTATAGRPGS, encoded by the coding sequence ATGAGGCTCAACGTGCTGGTCACGCTCGCGGTGCTCTCGATCATCTCGCTTGTCGGCGCCGTCTACATGGCGTTTGGGGTACTCGACATCGCCTCCACCAACAAGACCCATCGCATGACGCTCATGCTGGACAGTTCGGGTGGATTGATGTCCACCTCTCAGGTCACCCTGCGGGGAATCAAGGTGGGTCGGGTCACCGATATTCAAGCCACCCCCACAGGTTTGGCAGTCTCGATGGCCCTCGACAGCGGCTATCCCATCCCCGTCGACAGCCAGGTGAGCGTCCAGAACCTCTCGGCCGCGGGCGAACAGTACGTGGAGTTCAAACCCGTTCGTATCGAACCCCCGTACTACAGCGACGGCGCCGTGATCCCCGCCTCGAAGGCAGCGCCCGTATACACCGTGAGCGATCTCCTGCAGAAGGGCAACGCGCTCATCCAGGCCATGAACGCCGACGACCTGGAGATCACGCTCAACAACGTGGCGGCGGGAATCATGGACAACACCAAGACCATCGACCAGTTGGCCACCACCGCAGGTCTATTCGCGCAGATGGTGAAGGATGACAAGCACTACCTGGCACAGCTGATCGGCAATACGTCGACCCTGACTAACGGTCTCGGGGATATCCGTGCCGGCGAGATCCTGAAGCAATCCGCCAAAACCGTCCCGGCCAGCATGGACGGCCTGGTGGCCCTGGTGAAGGTGATCGAGAAGCTCGAACCGCTCGTCGAAGCCGGCATGGGCGACGGGAAGCCGCTGACCGACCTCGTGGACAAGCTCTTCGACTACGTCAATGCCCTGTCCGAACCGCTCTCGGAATTCGTGACGGTCCTCGAGCCGATCGTCGCTCCGCTACGCGATATCAAGTTGGACGCCGGGCACTGGCTGGACTTTTGGGATTCGACATTCAACAACCAGGGCGGAGTGCGAGTCCACCTCGGCGTACCCGAGTGGCCACAGCCCGAATCACCCCCGGCAGCAGCCAAACCCGCCCCACCAGGATCACAGCCAGCCGCACCCAAGACAACCGCGGCGCCACAAACAGCGACAGCAGGAAGGCCCGGATCATGA
- a CDS encoding SRPBCC family protein, translating to MGWPILAPKCRIPMSDDSAFESAAIVLRTAHTFNVPVGQVWTALDSDRAWSWLPFGCGVRYDEPRRAVGMEREMGTVSVPWRFLWIQRERFWRYEPPHRITYSAVAGTWPLLKLWAEDYVLTSAPGGCTVHWTVAITPRFVSGLPLRWLQPLLRVVFAWGFRPGMRSLVALLDSPGSS from the coding sequence ATGGGGTGGCCGATACTCGCCCCCAAGTGCCGAATCCCGATGTCGGATGATTCCGCGTTCGAGTCGGCGGCCATCGTGCTGCGCACCGCTCACACCTTCAACGTGCCCGTTGGCCAGGTGTGGACGGCGTTGGACAGCGACCGCGCCTGGTCTTGGCTGCCGTTTGGGTGTGGCGTGCGGTATGACGAACCGCGCCGCGCGGTCGGCATGGAGCGAGAGATGGGCACGGTGTCGGTGCCCTGGCGGTTTCTGTGGATCCAGCGTGAGAGATTCTGGCGGTACGAGCCACCGCATCGCATCACCTACTCCGCGGTGGCGGGCACGTGGCCACTGCTGAAGTTGTGGGCTGAGGACTATGTGCTCACCTCTGCTCCCGGTGGCTGTACCGTTCACTGGACCGTCGCGATAACCCCGCGATTCGTATCCGGGTTGCCCCTACGCTGGCTCCAGCCGCTCCTGCGGGTGGTGTTCGCGTGGGGCTTTCGGCCGGGTATGCGGTCGCTCGTTGCGCTCCTGGACAGTCCGGGCTCGTCCTAG
- a CDS encoding flavin-containing monooxygenase: MTTSIPDHHVVVIGAGIGGLCAGVRLQQAGVEDFVILDRAADLGGTWRDNVYPGIAVDIPSVIYQFPFFRNPQWSRVFAPGAEVQAYHQQVAERFNLRPHFRFGVDVRNEEWDEENHCWRVNLANGSVITARFVISAIGPFFDPKQSGIKGLESFTGTRVTPVQWLPEHDVRGKRVAVIGTGATGVQLCGAIADETESLVVFQRTPVYCIPKPDFRIPVVAQWALRIPGLFSVIEWGALLGGSLGLWFLINTPGAVMRPLMRWFDASGRALYGAYLRAVVKDPQVARDLLPFFGPLGNRPTLNSAFPRVFNKPHCSLVTTPIAEVVPEGVRTTDGTVHEADFLITATGFDLFSEPASYKRGRVTGAGGRDLGDFFNTRGMQAYESVSITGFPNRWIIVGPYSWTGNGGWHGLADTAVTHIVRAISLAGERGATRMEVRQEALDKFHQSMLRNGRNLKYYFTELNRGVRSYWKNADDDVPLLRPTTTLQARRAARHFPAGDYQYAQQARSIDATAVLNDSQVVV, encoded by the coding sequence ATGACCACATCAATTCCCGATCATCACGTCGTCGTCATCGGTGCGGGCATCGGGGGCCTGTGTGCCGGCGTGCGTTTGCAGCAAGCGGGTGTGGAGGACTTTGTGATCCTGGACCGGGCCGCGGACCTGGGTGGGACGTGGCGCGACAACGTGTATCCGGGAATCGCCGTCGATATCCCATCGGTGATCTACCAGTTCCCGTTCTTCCGTAATCCGCAGTGGTCTCGCGTTTTCGCACCCGGAGCTGAGGTGCAGGCCTACCACCAGCAGGTCGCCGAAAGATTCAACCTGCGGCCGCACTTCCGTTTCGGAGTCGATGTACGCAACGAAGAGTGGGACGAGGAGAACCACTGCTGGCGTGTGAATCTTGCCAATGGCTCGGTGATCACCGCGCGATTCGTGATCTCGGCGATCGGACCCTTCTTCGATCCCAAGCAGTCCGGCATCAAGGGGCTCGAGAGCTTTACCGGCACCCGAGTAACCCCGGTGCAGTGGCTGCCGGAACATGATGTGCGGGGTAAGCGCGTGGCCGTGATCGGCACCGGGGCGACCGGCGTCCAGTTGTGCGGCGCCATAGCGGACGAGACCGAATCGCTCGTGGTGTTTCAGCGGACGCCTGTCTATTGCATTCCGAAACCCGACTTCCGGATCCCCGTCGTTGCGCAATGGGCACTTCGCATCCCGGGGCTGTTCTCGGTGATCGAGTGGGGGGCCCTGTTAGGGGGAAGCCTGGGTCTGTGGTTCCTGATCAACACGCCGGGCGCCGTCATGCGACCGTTGATGCGATGGTTCGATGCCTCCGGACGGGCACTGTACGGGGCGTATCTACGTGCGGTGGTGAAGGATCCGCAGGTCGCGCGAGATCTTCTGCCGTTTTTCGGGCCGCTGGGGAACAGGCCAACCCTCAATTCCGCCTTCCCTCGGGTCTTCAACAAGCCGCATTGCTCGCTGGTCACCACGCCGATCGCCGAGGTGGTTCCCGAGGGCGTCAGGACCACGGACGGAACTGTGCACGAGGCAGATTTCCTCATCACGGCAACGGGATTCGACCTGTTCTCGGAGCCGGCCTCCTATAAACGGGGCCGAGTGACCGGAGCTGGTGGGCGTGACCTCGGCGATTTCTTCAATACCCGCGGGATGCAGGCGTACGAAAGCGTCTCGATCACCGGATTCCCCAACCGCTGGATCATCGTCGGGCCGTACTCCTGGACCGGCAATGGCGGATGGCATGGGCTCGCCGACACAGCGGTCACCCACATTGTCCGGGCCATCTCGTTGGCGGGTGAACGTGGCGCTACCCGCATGGAAGTGCGGCAGGAGGCGCTGGACAAGTTCCACCAGAGCATGTTGCGCAACGGCCGCAACCTGAAGTACTACTTCACCGAACTCAATCGGGGAGTGCGGTCGTACTGGAAGAACGCCGACGATGATGTGCCGCTGCTGCGGCCCACCACGACTCTGCAGGCGCGTCGCGCAGCGAGGCACTTCCCGGCCGGCGATTATCAATATGCACAACAGGCTCGGTCCATCGATGCGACTGCGGTCCTAAATGATTCGCAGGTAGTGGTCTGA
- a CDS encoding flavin-containing monooxygenase, with translation MSTPEHETVVIGAGIGGLGAAIGLKRAGLTDFVILERSAGIGGTWYNNHYPDVAVDVPGIVYQFSFAKNPDWSRTFPKGREVQQYIASLVDQYRLNDHLRLGHEVMKREWDEDNHLWRLTLADDRVMTSRYVITAVGAFVEPKVPAIPGLDSFGGKVIQTQNWDHDFDLKGKRVAVIGTGATSVQLIPQMARVASHVDVYQRRAIWVFAKPDFPIPRIARLALKYVPGLQSLIRGIAAAAVEVGLVAITVYGKQIAPITLIPKWACRAFLFSQVRDKELRKKLTPEYGFGCKRPSVSNIYYRTFTQPHVDLVTDPIAKITPTGVVTKDGVHRDIDVLVLATGFEMSQSPEVYRARPVKGRDGFDLADYYENNRARAYEGVTMPQLPNTFMVFGPFAWSGSSWHVMVENATRIAVRVITEARKRGATAFAVTEEANDRFFDFIAPKAESTLMHGRACVNANSYYIDRHGDFSFLRPTTAYQSTRASKRFPLDDFRFEKLTVPGDRTAMAKAAAVPAN, from the coding sequence ATGAGTACCCCTGAGCATGAGACCGTCGTCATCGGTGCCGGGATAGGTGGGCTCGGTGCCGCCATCGGGCTGAAGCGCGCAGGACTGACCGATTTCGTGATCCTGGAGAGGTCAGCCGGGATAGGTGGCACCTGGTACAACAACCACTATCCTGATGTGGCGGTGGATGTCCCGGGGATCGTGTACCAGTTCTCCTTCGCGAAAAATCCCGACTGGTCCCGCACCTTTCCCAAGGGGCGAGAGGTGCAGCAGTACATCGCGAGCCTGGTCGACCAGTACCGCCTGAACGACCACCTCCGGTTGGGGCACGAGGTCATGAAGCGGGAGTGGGACGAGGACAACCACCTATGGCGCCTCACTCTCGCCGACGACCGGGTGATGACGTCGAGATACGTCATCACCGCGGTCGGTGCCTTCGTCGAGCCGAAGGTGCCGGCTATCCCGGGCCTGGATTCATTCGGCGGCAAGGTGATCCAGACCCAGAACTGGGACCATGATTTCGACCTCAAGGGCAAGCGGGTAGCGGTGATCGGCACCGGGGCCACCTCGGTTCAGCTGATTCCACAGATGGCCCGGGTGGCTTCGCATGTGGATGTGTATCAGCGCCGGGCCATCTGGGTGTTTGCAAAACCGGACTTTCCGATACCGCGTATCGCCCGGCTGGCCCTGAAGTACGTCCCCGGCCTGCAGTCGCTGATCCGGGGGATCGCCGCGGCCGCGGTAGAGGTCGGCCTGGTGGCGATCACGGTGTACGGCAAGCAGATCGCGCCTATCACGTTGATCCCGAAATGGGCTTGCCGCGCGTTCCTTTTCAGCCAGGTTCGCGACAAAGAGCTGCGCAAGAAGCTCACTCCCGAGTACGGATTCGGGTGCAAACGCCCGAGCGTCTCGAATATTTACTACCGCACCTTCACCCAGCCCCACGTGGATCTGGTGACCGATCCGATCGCCAAGATCACCCCGACCGGGGTCGTCACCAAGGATGGTGTGCATCGCGATATCGATGTCCTGGTGCTCGCCACCGGGTTCGAGATGTCCCAAAGCCCCGAGGTCTACCGCGCACGCCCTGTCAAGGGGCGTGATGGCTTTGATCTGGCCGACTACTACGAGAACAATCGTGCCAGGGCATACGAAGGTGTGACGATGCCCCAGCTGCCCAACACCTTCATGGTTTTCGGGCCGTTCGCGTGGAGCGGCAGCTCGTGGCACGTGATGGTGGAGAACGCCACGCGTATCGCCGTGCGGGTGATCACCGAGGCACGCAAGCGCGGCGCGACGGCCTTCGCGGTGACCGAAGAAGCCAACGATCGGTTCTTTGATTTCATTGCACCCAAAGCGGAGTCGACGCTCATGCATGGGCGTGCGTGTGTCAACGCCAACTCCTATTACATCGACCGTCATGGCGACTTCTCATTCTTACGCCCCACCACGGCGTACCAGTCGACGCGTGCCAGTAAACGCTTCCCGCTCGACGACTTCCGATTTGAGAAGCTGACGGTTCCGGGCGATCGCACCGCGATGGCGAAAGCCGCCGCCGTACCGGCGAACTAG
- a CDS encoding SDR family NAD(P)-dependent oxidoreductase, whose translation MKFTEIQMESAIALVTGGARGIGLSIAQRLAREGVRVVIADLDGEAAARAAREIGSGAQGFALDVAEFDEYLRVVTEVEETIGPIDIVVNNAGIMPVGPLLGELRGVAEATMRVNFWSHYISYQVLAPRMIARGRGHFINVTSAAGAIHSPGLASYVASKHAATGFARSAREELVGTGVTISTVMPAAVRTQLVDGIPFKWWEKLGIIPPEWVARDAVRTVRNRPAVVGSPRGTVLALRLQHLIPEWLWLLGRRVVNADRTVGPVDRRARSEYDGRIEQQVEATL comes from the coding sequence ATGAAGTTCACAGAGATTCAGATGGAAAGCGCCATCGCGTTGGTCACGGGTGGCGCCCGCGGTATCGGGCTGTCCATCGCGCAACGGTTGGCGCGCGAGGGTGTACGAGTGGTCATCGCCGATCTCGACGGCGAGGCCGCGGCCCGAGCGGCACGCGAAATCGGCTCGGGTGCACAAGGATTTGCGCTAGATGTGGCCGAATTTGACGAGTATCTACGTGTGGTGACCGAGGTCGAAGAGACCATCGGACCCATTGACATCGTGGTGAACAACGCGGGGATCATGCCCGTGGGCCCGCTGCTGGGAGAGCTGCGCGGGGTGGCCGAGGCGACGATGCGCGTCAACTTCTGGAGTCACTACATCTCCTACCAGGTGCTCGCTCCGCGGATGATCGCCCGGGGGAGAGGACATTTCATCAACGTGACATCGGCGGCCGGCGCCATTCACTCACCGGGCCTTGCCAGCTATGTCGCATCGAAGCATGCTGCCACCGGATTCGCACGCAGTGCCCGCGAGGAGCTGGTCGGTACCGGCGTGACGATCTCGACGGTCATGCCGGCGGCCGTCCGCACGCAGCTTGTGGACGGAATTCCGTTCAAATGGTGGGAGAAACTGGGGATCATTCCTCCCGAGTGGGTGGCACGCGATGCGGTGAGGACCGTGCGCAACAGGCCCGCGGTGGTCGGTTCCCCGAGGGGCACAGTGCTCGCGCTGCGTCTTCAGCATCTGATTCCGGAGTGGTTGTGGCTGTTGGGTAGGCGAGTCGTGAATGCCGACAGGACTGTGGGGCCCGTGGACCGGCGAGCACGCAGTGAATATGACGGCCGTATCGAACAGCAGGTCGAGGCGACCTTATGA